The Thermocrinis ruber genome has a window encoding:
- the lysA gene encoding diaminopimelate decarboxylase, with protein MLLKEYNPYLEYKNGELFLEGVSLKELAKEYGTPLYVYSASYIRDRIRAYKEAFPNALICYAVKANFNPHIVALTKEEGAGADVVSGGELYCALKAGVEPSKIVYAGVGKTLQEITFAVEKDILMFNVESHMELDVLNEVGERLGKKVRVAIRVNPDVDPRTHPYISTGMKKSKFGIDIKQAKEEYRYARSLKNLEVVGIHCHIGSQILDVSPYIEAVEKVVGLYEELIKDGFDIKYIDLGGGLGIKYQPDQANPEPEDLAKAIMPSLRGVQAKLILEPGRSIVGNAGILLTQVQFLKDKGHKHFVIVDAGMNDLIRPAIYSAYHHIVPVVERDVKYIKTDVVGPICETGDFLALDREIPYVERGDYLAVLSAGAYGFAMSSHYNARPKACELLVEKGKVKVIRRRETYEDIFNACFS; from the coding sequence ATGCTTTTAAAAGAGTATAACCCATACCTTGAATACAAGAACGGAGAACTTTTCTTAGAAGGAGTATCCCTAAAAGAATTAGCCAAGGAGTATGGCACTCCTCTTTATGTTTACAGTGCCTCTTACATAAGAGACCGCATTAGGGCTTACAAAGAAGCCTTTCCCAATGCCCTAATATGCTACGCAGTCAAGGCAAACTTTAACCCGCACATTGTGGCACTTACAAAGGAAGAGGGAGCTGGTGCGGACGTGGTTTCTGGGGGAGAGTTGTACTGCGCCCTAAAGGCAGGTGTGGAGCCCTCCAAGATAGTCTATGCGGGCGTGGGAAAAACTTTGCAGGAGATCACCTTTGCGGTGGAGAAGGACATTCTCATGTTCAATGTGGAATCCCACATGGAGCTTGATGTTTTAAACGAAGTGGGCGAGAGGTTAGGCAAAAAGGTAAGGGTTGCCATAAGGGTAAATCCAGACGTGGACCCAAGGACCCATCCTTACATCTCCACGGGCATGAAAAAAAGCAAGTTTGGCATAGACATAAAGCAGGCAAAGGAAGAGTACAGGTATGCAAGAAGCTTGAAAAACTTGGAGGTGGTGGGAATACACTGTCACATCGGTTCTCAAATTCTGGATGTTTCTCCTTACATAGAGGCGGTTGAAAAGGTGGTAGGGTTGTATGAAGAGTTAATAAAGGATGGCTTTGACATTAAATACATAGACCTTGGGGGTGGTTTGGGCATAAAGTATCAGCCAGACCAGGCAAACCCAGAACCCGAGGACTTGGCAAAGGCGATCATGCCAAGCTTAAGGGGCGTCCAAGCTAAGCTTATTTTGGAACCAGGAAGGTCTATAGTGGGAAACGCAGGCATACTCCTAACTCAAGTGCAGTTTTTAAAGGATAAAGGGCACAAGCACTTTGTGATCGTGGATGCGGGTATGAACGACCTTATAAGACCAGCCATATACTCCGCCTATCATCACATCGTGCCGGTGGTGGAAAGGGACGTGAAATACATAAAGACCGATGTGGTGGGTCCTATCTGCGAAACGGGAGACTTCTTAGCCTTGGACAGGGAAATTCCCTATGTGGAGAGGGGAGATTACTTGGCAGTGCTCTCTGCCGGGGCTTACGGTTTTGCCATGTCTTCCCACTACAACGCGAGACCCAAGGCGTGCGAGCTGTTGGTGGAAAAAGGAAAGGTAAAGGTAATAAGAAGGCGGGAAACCTACGAGGATATATTCAACGCATGCTTTTCCTGA
- the alaS gene encoding alanine--tRNA ligase, translated as MSGNEIRELFLSFFESKGHTRVKSASLVPESDPTLLFTNAGMVPFKNVFLGLEKRPYKRAVSCQKCLRVSGKHNDLESVGYTSRHHTFFEMLGNFSFGDYFKREAILYAWEFVTEYLKLPKEKLYVSVFRDDEEAYRIWNEEVGLPSERIWRLGEEDNFWQMGDTGPCGPSSEIYVDRGEEYGEERFLEIWNLVFMQYNRDEKGNLTPLPNPNIDTGMGLERIASVLQGTKTNFEIDLIKPLIDFGQEISGKTYGENFEDTVAMRVIADHLRAITFAISDGVLPSNTARGYVIRRILRRALRFGYKLGIREPFLYKGVDVVVEVMKDAYPELLQTRAFVKGVVKAEEERFLHTFRNSMPVVEEFINTALEEGRRFLKGEEVFKLYDTYGFPLDLLEEIAKEKGLSLDMEGFEREMEIQRERARQNFKIQTKEVQPIYQHLKNIGRTSTFVGYEQYVAQSKVIALLKNGELVSELKEGEEGEVFLDITPFYAERGGQIGDTGTIESVDGLFVVDDTQSPVDGVISHKGKVVKGTIKVGDQVIASIDRERREDIKRNHTATHLLHSALRLVLGEHVRQAGSLVADKYLRFDFTHFQALSVDELKRVEELVNEQIRKNEPVIVEEKDYREAIKEGAIAIFEEKYGERVRVLSVGDFSKELCGGTHVSRTGEIGYFKIISESSIGAGLRRIVAKTGRWAVEEAFLESLTLKQVAQSLGVSTEEVLEGLSKLQERVKELERELQRVKSESARKQAKERIKEEGFGEYTLFYGVLEDVEGDLLRELADQFRQGRTKTVVFLASKREGKLSTLIALSKDLVGSLSAKELIKEVGKVLGGGGGGRDDLAQGGGTKPENFEKALELLKEKLR; from the coding sequence ATGAGTGGCAACGAGATTAGAGAGCTGTTTTTGAGTTTTTTTGAAAGCAAGGGGCATACAAGGGTAAAAAGCGCCTCCCTTGTCCCTGAATCGGACCCAACCCTTTTATTTACCAACGCAGGAATGGTACCCTTTAAGAACGTGTTCTTGGGGCTGGAAAAGAGACCTTATAAGAGGGCGGTTTCTTGTCAGAAGTGTTTGCGGGTGTCCGGCAAGCACAACGACTTGGAAAGCGTGGGCTATACCTCAAGGCACCACACCTTCTTTGAGATGCTGGGCAACTTTTCCTTTGGGGATTACTTCAAAAGGGAAGCCATACTCTACGCATGGGAGTTCGTGACGGAGTATCTAAAGCTCCCAAAGGAAAAGCTCTATGTTAGCGTCTTTAGGGATGACGAAGAAGCTTATAGAATTTGGAACGAGGAGGTGGGGCTTCCCTCCGAAAGAATATGGAGGCTTGGGGAAGAGGACAACTTCTGGCAGATGGGGGACACTGGTCCTTGCGGACCTTCTTCGGAGATCTATGTGGATAGAGGGGAGGAGTATGGAGAGGAGAGGTTTTTAGAGATATGGAACTTGGTTTTTATGCAGTACAACAGGGATGAAAAGGGTAATTTGACACCTCTTCCCAATCCCAACATAGACACGGGTATGGGGTTGGAGAGGATTGCGAGCGTCCTGCAAGGGACAAAAACAAACTTTGAGATAGACCTTATAAAACCTTTGATAGATTTCGGACAAGAAATCAGCGGTAAGACCTACGGGGAAAACTTTGAGGACACCGTTGCCATGCGGGTTATCGCAGACCACCTTAGGGCTATTACCTTTGCCATCTCCGATGGCGTTCTGCCCTCCAACACCGCAAGGGGATACGTGATCAGAAGGATCCTCAGAAGGGCCCTGAGGTTTGGATACAAGCTGGGAATAAGGGAACCTTTCCTTTACAAAGGCGTAGATGTGGTGGTAGAAGTTATGAAGGATGCCTATCCGGAGCTTCTTCAGACAAGGGCTTTTGTAAAGGGAGTAGTTAAGGCAGAAGAGGAGAGGTTCTTACACACCTTTAGAAACAGCATGCCTGTGGTTGAGGAGTTTATAAACACCGCTTTAGAAGAAGGAAGACGCTTTTTGAAAGGTGAAGAGGTCTTTAAACTCTACGACACCTACGGCTTTCCCTTGGACCTTTTGGAGGAAATAGCCAAGGAAAAAGGTTTGAGCCTTGATATGGAAGGCTTTGAAAGAGAGATGGAAATTCAGAGGGAAAGGGCAAGGCAGAACTTCAAAATTCAGACCAAAGAGGTCCAACCTATATACCAGCACCTCAAAAACATAGGAAGGACCTCCACCTTTGTGGGTTATGAGCAGTATGTAGCCCAATCAAAGGTCATTGCCCTTTTGAAAAATGGTGAGCTTGTTTCTGAACTGAAGGAGGGAGAAGAGGGAGAAGTATTTTTAGACATAACGCCCTTTTATGCGGAAAGGGGTGGACAGATAGGAGACACGGGCACTATTGAGTCTGTGGATGGTCTCTTTGTGGTAGATGACACCCAATCGCCTGTGGATGGCGTCATAAGCCACAAAGGAAAGGTGGTTAAAGGAACCATTAAGGTGGGAGACCAAGTGATCGCAAGCATTGACCGGGAGAGAAGGGAGGACATAAAGAGAAACCACACCGCCACACACCTTCTGCATTCAGCCCTTAGGCTTGTGCTTGGAGAACACGTAAGACAGGCGGGTTCTTTGGTGGCGGACAAATACCTGCGGTTTGACTTTACCCACTTTCAGGCTTTGAGTGTGGATGAGCTAAAGAGGGTTGAAGAGCTGGTCAATGAACAGATAAGAAAGAATGAGCCTGTGATTGTAGAAGAAAAGGATTACAGAGAAGCCATAAAGGAGGGTGCAATAGCTATCTTTGAGGAAAAATACGGAGAAAGGGTAAGGGTGCTGAGCGTGGGGGACTTTTCAAAGGAGCTGTGCGGTGGCACCCACGTGTCAAGGACCGGAGAAATAGGCTACTTTAAGATCATCTCCGAATCTTCCATAGGTGCGGGTCTGAGGCGGATCGTGGCAAAAACGGGAAGATGGGCGGTGGAAGAGGCATTTTTGGAATCCTTGACCCTAAAGCAGGTAGCGCAGAGCTTGGGCGTCAGCACAGAGGAGGTGTTGGAAGGTCTCTCCAAACTCCAAGAAAGAGTAAAGGAGTTAGAAAGGGAACTGCAAAGGGTAAAGTCTGAATCTGCAAGAAAGCAAGCAAAGGAAAGGATAAAGGAAGAGGGCTTTGGGGAATACACACTCTTTTATGGAGTTTTGGAGGATGTGGAGGGAGACCTTCTCCGAGAGCTGGCAGATCAGTTCAGGCAAGGAAGAACAAAAACGGTTGTCTTTTTGGCAAGCAAGAGGGAAGGAAAGCTCTCTACCCTCATTGCCCTCTCCAAGGACTTGGTGGGTAGCCTTTCTGCCAAAGAACTTATAAAAGAGGTAGGAAAGGTCCTTGGTGGTGGAGGCGGAGGTAGGGATGACTTGGCACAGGGTGGAGGCACAAAGCCGGAGAACTTTGAAAAGGCTTTGGAGCTTTTAAAGGAGAAGTTAAGATGA
- a CDS encoding DUF2103 domain-containing protein: MGKHRKGKVKIEHHLLEGLEEYLKKLSSFSSVKSIIPGRIARQNKGIGSKGLFLKYETPTGYKLLYKNGTSVQEIFVVCDREKFLEEFKATFFNP; encoded by the coding sequence ATGGGAAAACACCGAAAAGGAAAGGTAAAGATAGAGCATCATCTTCTGGAGGGATTGGAGGAGTACTTAAAAAAGCTCTCTAGTTTTAGCTCAGTAAAGTCTATAATTCCCGGCAGGATTGCCCGGCAGAACAAGGGCATAGGCTCCAAGGGTCTGTTTTTGAAGTACGAAACACCCACCGGCTATAAGCTTTTATACAAAAACGGCACCTCCGTGCAGGAAATTTTTGTAGTTTGCGATAGGGAAAAGTTTTTGGAGGAGTTCAAAGCCACCTTTTTCAATCCTTAA
- a CDS encoding flavodoxin family protein — translation MGKVLVLYDSRTGNTEKMAYLVAEGAKRVEGIEVRIKKVDDATREDVLWADGLAVGSPTHMGIISWKLKKFFDEELGELWGEIDGKIACAFSSSGGWGGGNEVACMSILTVLMNFGFLVFGVTDYVGKKFTLHYGAVVAGEPRSEEEKEACRRLGERLAQYVAIFFDGKKELLERIRTFEGKFKD, via the coding sequence ATGGGTAAAGTGTTGGTGCTTTATGATTCAAGAACGGGGAACACGGAAAAGATGGCATACCTTGTGGCAGAGGGTGCAAAAAGGGTAGAAGGTATTGAGGTGAGGATCAAAAAGGTGGATGATGCTACAAGGGAGGATGTGCTTTGGGCGGATGGGTTGGCGGTGGGTTCTCCTACCCACATGGGAATAATCTCTTGGAAGCTTAAGAAGTTCTTTGACGAGGAGTTAGGAGAACTTTGGGGCGAGATTGATGGGAAAATAGCCTGTGCCTTTTCCTCTTCCGGTGGATGGGGTGGAGGAAACGAAGTTGCTTGTATGTCTATTTTGACAGTTCTTATGAACTTTGGCTTTTTGGTCTTTGGAGTAACGGACTATGTGGGTAAAAAATTCACACTGCACTACGGTGCGGTTGTGGCTGGAGAGCCTCGCTCCGAGGAGGAAAAAGAAGCCTGCAGACGCCTTGGAGAGAGATTAGCCCAGTATGTGGCAATCTTTTTTGACGGCAAGAAGGAGCTCTTGGAACGTATAAGGACCTTTGAAGGAAAGTTTAAGGATTGA
- the rlmD gene encoding 23S rRNA (uracil(1939)-C(5))-methyltransferase RlmD, producing the protein MGLDLFVKKLVYGGYGLGEDKGKKFFIRYAAPKELVEVEVLKEKKDYTEAVVKTVKIGSQWRRTPPCKYYTHCGGCQWQHIEYQEQLRAKADILLESLERIGKIKLDSVNGILGSKEEFGYRTRVQFKIREGHLGFFAWGSGELVPIEECLLAHPRINQLIPSLKETARLIKELQEVHVFYSPHEDEFLLKLITISPMETQKLRKLKEHILPKEVVGLGNYTLLGGRFIKRAVVGREFTFVRSGRFILRVSNDSFFQVNHTLYEDFPKLVAEGEKVKRILELHSGVGFFSFWLSEHCEFLFGSDANQSAVKDAIYNAKLNQVSNVSFAHEKAIDTLKNHAGEVIDLLVLDPPREGLSEGEAKLIVQNKPKRIIYISCNPTTLARDLKVLTSGGYKIEGVHLVDNFPQTYHIESVVKITI; encoded by the coding sequence ATGGGTTTAGACCTGTTTGTAAAAAAGCTCGTGTATGGTGGATATGGACTTGGGGAGGATAAGGGTAAAAAGTTCTTCATCAGGTACGCCGCACCAAAGGAACTGGTGGAGGTGGAAGTTCTAAAGGAAAAGAAGGACTACACGGAGGCAGTGGTAAAGACCGTAAAGATAGGCTCCCAATGGAGAAGAACGCCTCCCTGCAAATATTACACCCACTGCGGTGGCTGTCAGTGGCAGCATATAGAGTATCAAGAACAGCTTAGAGCAAAGGCGGACATACTCTTAGAATCCTTAGAGAGAATAGGAAAGATAAAACTGGACTCTGTTAACGGTATCCTTGGCTCAAAGGAGGAGTTTGGCTACAGAACGAGGGTTCAGTTTAAGATAAGGGAGGGACATCTGGGCTTCTTTGCTTGGGGCAGTGGAGAACTGGTGCCCATTGAAGAGTGCCTTTTGGCACATCCAAGGATCAATCAGCTGATACCCTCCTTGAAAGAAACTGCAAGATTGATAAAGGAACTTCAGGAAGTCCATGTTTTTTACTCACCTCATGAAGACGAATTTCTTCTAAAGCTCATAACCATAAGCCCTATGGAGACTCAAAAACTGAGAAAGCTAAAAGAACACATCCTGCCCAAAGAGGTGGTAGGGCTTGGCAACTACACTCTGCTCGGTGGAAGGTTCATCAAAAGGGCGGTGGTGGGAAGGGAATTTACCTTTGTTAGGAGCGGGAGGTTTATCCTCAGAGTTAGCAACGATTCCTTCTTTCAGGTAAATCATACCCTCTATGAGGATTTTCCCAAATTGGTGGCGGAGGGAGAGAAGGTAAAGAGGATTCTTGAGCTTCATAGCGGTGTGGGTTTTTTCAGCTTTTGGCTCTCGGAACATTGCGAGTTTCTTTTTGGCTCCGATGCCAATCAGAGTGCGGTCAAGGATGCCATCTACAACGCCAAGCTAAACCAAGTTTCAAATGTCTCTTTTGCCCACGAGAAGGCTATAGACACCCTTAAAAACCATGCGGGAGAGGTCATAGACCTTTTGGTTCTGGACCCTCCAAGGGAGGGGCTCTCGGAGGGCGAGGCAAAGCTCATCGTCCAAAACAAGCCCAAAAGGATCATATACATATCTTGCAATCCCACCACCTTGGCAAGGGACCTAAAGGTTTTAACCTCCGGTGGATATAAAATAGAGGGTGTGCATTTGGTGGATAACTTCCCTCAAACCTATCACATAGAATCTGTGGTTAAAATAACTATTTAG
- the nusA gene encoding transcription termination factor NusA: protein MVRNLKKLIEQVAKDKNLPEWLVEKALKNSIVLAIKKDRKIKNNLEVELTEDGIKVYQVRKGEKFPLDIVPEELDRIAAYAAKEEFLRELERADEERRYLEFIELEGEIVIGIVRRVLENGDLVVDLGKVMAILPKREQIPKESYKPGDRIKALLLKVIRKRGTYEIILSRTHPNFLRKLLEAEIPEIKEGEVEVLNIAREPGERAKVLVKAKDPRIDPVGLVVGLRGSKIAPVTQELSGERIDIIKYTDNIEELVKKSLAPAPVVDIRIDPNQKRVEVAVPKEKLSSAIGKRGVNVKLANRITGWYIDVMSEEDFKKLSQLS from the coding sequence ATGGTGAGAAATCTAAAAAAACTCATTGAACAGGTGGCGAAGGATAAAAATCTACCCGAGTGGCTTGTGGAAAAAGCCCTTAAAAATTCAATAGTTTTAGCCATAAAAAAGGACAGAAAAATAAAGAACAATTTAGAAGTAGAGCTCACAGAGGACGGCATAAAGGTTTATCAGGTTAGAAAGGGAGAAAAGTTTCCCTTGGATATTGTTCCGGAGGAGTTAGACCGTATCGCAGCGTACGCTGCAAAGGAAGAATTTCTGAGGGAGCTTGAAAGGGCAGACGAAGAGAGAAGATACTTAGAGTTTATTGAGCTGGAAGGTGAGATTGTAATAGGTATTGTGCGTAGGGTTTTGGAAAACGGCGATTTGGTGGTGGACCTTGGAAAGGTTATGGCGATCCTTCCTAAGAGGGAACAAATACCCAAGGAGAGCTACAAGCCAGGAGACCGAATAAAGGCACTGCTTTTGAAGGTTATCAGAAAAAGAGGAACTTACGAGATAATCCTCTCCAGAACCCACCCTAACTTTTTGAGAAAGCTTTTGGAGGCGGAAATTCCTGAGATAAAAGAGGGAGAGGTGGAGGTTTTAAACATTGCCCGGGAACCCGGCGAGAGGGCAAAGGTGTTGGTAAAGGCTAAGGACCCACGCATAGACCCAGTGGGATTGGTGGTAGGATTACGAGGTTCCAAAATCGCACCCGTAACTCAAGAGCTCTCGGGAGAGAGGATAGACATAATAAAATACACCGACAACATAGAGGAGCTTGTGAAGAAGAGCCTTGCACCAGCCCCTGTGGTGGATATAAGAATTGACCCAAACCAAAAGAGGGTTGAGGTGGCTGTGCCAAAGGAAAAGCTCTCCTCTGCCATAGGAAAAAGGGGCGTCAATGTAAAACTGGCGAACCGAATAACGGGATGGTATATTGATGTGATGTCGGAAGAGGATTTCAAAAAGCTCTCCCAACTAAGCTAA
- the rimP gene encoding ribosome maturation factor RimP has product MQLDDKAIVQRVKEMVLPIVSKMGYKLFDVEFKPERGWVLRIIVDKEGGITVGDCEEISKRISALLDVEDIIPVSYMLEVSSPGLTRELTKAEHFSFFKGRLVRVVLREPIQNRRELIGRIEDVKDDVLVLKDKGTEELLHIPLSIIARANLEIEKW; this is encoded by the coding sequence ATGCAGTTGGACGATAAAGCTATAGTCCAGAGGGTAAAGGAGATGGTTTTGCCCATTGTTAGCAAGATGGGATATAAGCTTTTTGATGTGGAGTTTAAACCTGAGAGGGGGTGGGTTTTGAGGATAATAGTGGATAAGGAAGGGGGAATTACAGTGGGAGATTGTGAAGAGATCAGCAAGAGGATTTCCGCCCTTTTGGATGTGGAGGACATTATTCCCGTCTCTTACATGCTTGAGGTTTCCTCTCCGGGGCTTACCCGGGAGCTAACAAAGGCAGAGCACTTTAGCTTTTTTAAGGGTAGGCTCGTTAGGGTTGTTCTAAGGGAGCCCATTCAAAACAGAAGGGAGCTTATTGGAAGAATAGAAGACGTAAAGGATGATGTGCTGGTGCTTAAGGATAAAGGGACTGAAGAACTGCTACATATTCCTCTTTCAATAATAGCAAGGGCGAACTTGGAGATAGAAAAATGGTGA
- a CDS encoding DUF2325 domain-containing protein: MRVVVLGGHDRLKARVEQIAKKYNISLKFINQETQQNIDSALACADWVIVFTSMSGHNMVKLAKRYAKERCIFCHSHGVCALERCILKILKEKG, translated from the coding sequence ATGAGGGTAGTTGTGCTTGGAGGACACGACAGGCTAAAGGCAAGGGTAGAACAGATTGCAAAGAAATATAACATCAGCCTTAAGTTCATAAATCAAGAGACCCAGCAGAACATAGACAGTGCTTTGGCTTGTGCAGATTGGGTGATCGTTTTTACCTCTATGAGTGGGCATAATATGGTAAAGCTCGCCAAAAGGTATGCAAAGGAAAGGTGCATTTTTTGCCACTCTCACGGAGTTTGTGCTTTAGAAAGGTGCATCTTGAAAATTCTGAAGGAGAAGGGCTAA
- the rimM gene encoding ribosome maturation factor RimM (Essential for efficient processing of 16S rRNA) — translation MEDFVVIGKIADTYGLNQELKVLAYLPPKEWKRIKKVYFKKRGGDYVPFELEKLRPHGEKWVLIKLKAVQSQEDATRFLGAKVFLPKENLPKRKKDEYYFFELEGLEVRSQEGKVLGRVDRLSSDKDRVYLEINDGKVIIPFIKEFVLEVKPEEGYLVINSLLEELF, via the coding sequence ATGGAGGATTTTGTGGTTATTGGCAAGATTGCAGACACCTACGGGTTGAATCAGGAGCTAAAGGTGCTCGCATACCTTCCTCCAAAGGAGTGGAAGAGGATAAAGAAAGTCTATTTCAAAAAAAGGGGAGGAGATTATGTGCCCTTTGAGTTGGAAAAGCTCAGACCACATGGAGAAAAGTGGGTGCTTATAAAGTTAAAGGCTGTGCAAAGTCAGGAGGATGCTACCCGTTTTTTGGGTGCGAAGGTCTTTTTGCCAAAGGAGAACCTTCCCAAGAGAAAGAAGGATGAATACTACTTTTTCGAACTGGAGGGTTTAGAGGTAAGAAGTCAAGAAGGGAAAGTATTGGGAAGGGTTGATAGGCTGTCCTCAGATAAAGACAGGGTATATTTGGAGATAAACGATGGAAAGGTAATCATTCCCTTTATCAAGGAGTTTGTCTTAGAGGTCAAACCGGAGGAGGGCTACTTGGTAATCAACAGCCTTTTGGAAGAGCTCTTTTAG
- a CDS encoding DUF1232 domain-containing protein: protein MEEKLKKYYRDIDILELKALVERKLEKTPPTMEHVRNLILDVKLLLRILLDEDFPLKEDARKDMISALLYFVEPRDSIPDFIPIIGLWDDYKLVRYVKEKHKGEIDRYFESTPFFVANYF from the coding sequence ATGGAGGAGAAGCTTAAAAAGTACTACAGGGATATAGACATCCTTGAACTTAAAGCTTTGGTGGAGAGAAAGTTAGAAAAAACTCCTCCCACCATGGAGCATGTTAGAAACCTCATCCTTGATGTTAAGCTGTTGCTAAGGATTCTTCTGGACGAAGATTTTCCTCTGAAAGAAGACGCAAGGAAAGATATGATATCCGCACTTCTATACTTTGTGGAACCAAGGGATTCAATCCCGGATTTCATCCCTATCATAGGTCTGTGGGACGACTACAAGCTCGTTAGGTATGTGAAGGAAAAGCATAAGGGAGAGATAGACAGATACTTTGAGAGCACTCCCTTCTTCGTAGCCAACTACTTCTGA
- a CDS encoding ABC transporter permease: MARFIIVRLVQGFLTLLGVTFISFLIIKLSPTDPFAQLKLNPQVSPQTIELLRKQYGLDQPLLIQYLKWLKSALVFDLGISLQYNAPVLDLIKERIGNTLLLTVPSALLSWLLAVPLGFLAGMKEGSLTDKAIRLFSYVFMSFPSFFLAFLLLLFLSKSGFFQLGGWQSLVVGVVTLTLISSAGLIRLMRSSVIEVLNSPMVQLLRSKGLKGWAFTRHILKNAMNPFTTLIGYEIAGLLSGAALVEIIVGWPGLGSLMLDAVLSTDLFLVMGGLYIGTIMLLIGNLLADLLLAYIDPRVREKEIIK; this comes from the coding sequence ATGGCTAGGTTTATTATCGTTCGGTTGGTTCAGGGTTTTTTAACACTGCTTGGGGTAACCTTTATTTCCTTTTTGATCATAAAGCTCTCGCCCACGGACCCCTTTGCCCAGCTAAAGCTAAACCCTCAGGTATCACCCCAGACCATAGAGCTTCTCAGAAAACAGTATGGCTTAGACCAGCCTTTGCTTATTCAATATCTCAAGTGGCTAAAGTCTGCCTTGGTCTTTGACCTTGGCATCTCCCTCCAGTACAACGCACCCGTGTTAGACCTAATAAAGGAGAGAATCGGAAACACCCTCCTTCTGACGGTTCCCTCTGCCTTGTTGTCTTGGCTTTTGGCGGTTCCCTTGGGCTTTTTGGCGGGCATGAAAGAGGGAAGCCTGACAGACAAAGCCATAAGGCTCTTTTCCTACGTTTTTATGTCCTTTCCATCCTTTTTCTTAGCCTTTTTGCTGTTGCTGTTTTTGTCCAAAAGTGGCTTTTTCCAGTTGGGTGGATGGCAAAGTTTGGTGGTGGGCGTAGTCACGCTGACTTTGATATCCTCCGCGGGGCTTATAAGGCTCATGAGAAGCTCCGTCATAGAGGTTTTAAACTCTCCCATGGTGCAACTTCTCAGGTCCAAAGGGCTCAAGGGTTGGGCTTTTACAAGGCATATCTTAAAGAATGCTATGAACCCTTTTACTACGCTGATAGGCTACGAGATAGCGGGACTTCTTTCGGGTGCTGCGCTGGTGGAGATCATCGTGGGCTGGCCTGGGCTTGGCTCTTTGATGCTTGATGCGGTGCTTTCTACGGACCTCTTTTTGGTGATGGGTGGGCTGTACATTGGTACTATAATGCTACTTATAGGGAACCTTTTGGCGGACTTACTGCTGGCGTACATTGACCCAAGGGTCAGAGAAAAAGAAATTATTAAGTAA
- a CDS encoding DJ-1 family glyoxalase III: MAKKVAILLAEGFEEVEAVAPIDVLRRGGVEVIIAGLTKDPVPSARNVKIVPDVSVDELNPDELDMVILPGGAGGVEKLKHDPRVERLVKAMEEKGKYISAICAAPTALAKFGILEGKKATVYPTLVEEIKPAVFVDMPVVEDERVITSQGPGTALEFGLKLLEKLEGKEKAREVAKRMLVKYD; encoded by the coding sequence ATGGCAAAGAAGGTAGCCATTTTGTTGGCTGAGGGCTTTGAAGAAGTGGAAGCGGTTGCACCCATTGATGTGCTAAGAAGGGGTGGAGTAGAGGTGATTATCGCAGGGCTAACAAAGGATCCCGTTCCAAGTGCCAGAAATGTAAAGATCGTGCCCGATGTTAGCGTGGATGAGTTAAACCCAGACGAACTTGATATGGTGATACTTCCGGGTGGTGCGGGCGGAGTGGAAAAGCTAAAGCATGACCCAAGGGTAGAAAGGCTTGTGAAGGCAATGGAGGAGAAGGGCAAGTACATCTCCGCCATATGCGCCGCACCCACCGCCCTGGCAAAGTTTGGAATTTTGGAGGGTAAGAAGGCAACCGTCTATCCTACCCTTGTGGAGGAAATAAAGCCAGCAGTCTTTGTAGATATGCCTGTGGTGGAGGATGAAAGAGTTATAACCAGTCAGGGACCGGGCACCGCCCTAGAGTTTGGTCTAAAGCTCTTGGAAAAGCTGGAAGGCAAAGAGAAGGCAAGGGAAGTAGCCAAGAGAATGCTTGTAAAGTATGATTGA